From Alteromonas sp. RKMC-009, one genomic window encodes:
- the rdgC gene encoding recombination-associated protein RdgC: MWFKNLKAYQLTQPLSLDDDDLSRMLMDNAFRPCGKQDTATMGFASPFSQAGKEGVMFHKVQERYWITVKKQEKILPSSVVNAELADKVAHIEAETGSPVGKKQQQDLKQEIIFQLLPQAFVRNTYTHGFISIPEKMVVIDASADGKAEAWLALVRKAISSLPVVPLARRSLQSELTHWLTDGAPEGIELLEEAELKSTDDLESVIRCKNQPLDSEEITMHLDNGKLVQKVGFAWQEVLTATIAEDGSFKRVKFTDRLKEESEDIPKDQVEARMDAEFALMSAELCQFLDFMRTTLKLNDE, encoded by the coding sequence ATGTGGTTTAAAAACCTCAAAGCCTATCAGCTTACTCAACCACTTTCTCTGGACGATGATGATCTCAGCCGTATGCTGATGGATAACGCTTTCCGTCCCTGTGGTAAACAGGACACCGCCACTATGGGCTTTGCTTCGCCTTTCTCTCAGGCCGGAAAAGAAGGCGTGATGTTCCACAAAGTGCAGGAACGCTACTGGATCACGGTAAAGAAACAGGAAAAAATTCTGCCCTCTTCAGTGGTCAATGCTGAACTGGCTGACAAGGTCGCACACATCGAAGCAGAAACCGGTTCACCGGTGGGCAAAAAACAACAGCAGGATCTGAAGCAGGAAATCATTTTCCAACTGCTGCCACAGGCGTTCGTGCGTAACACGTACACCCACGGCTTCATTTCTATTCCTGAAAAAATGGTCGTAATAGACGCGTCTGCAGACGGTAAAGCTGAAGCCTGGCTGGCTCTGGTCCGTAAAGCCATTTCGTCACTGCCTGTGGTACCACTGGCCCGCCGCAGCCTGCAATCAGAGCTGACCCACTGGCTGACAGATGGCGCGCCTGAAGGTATTGAACTGCTTGAAGAAGCAGAGCTGAAGTCGACAGACGATCTGGAGAGTGTGATCCGTTGTAAAAACCAGCCTCTGGACAGCGAAGAAATCACAATGCACCTGGACAACGGCAAGCTGGTTCAGAAAGTCGGCTTTGCCTGGCAGGAAGTACTCACAGCAACCATCGCGGAAGACGGCTCATTTAAACGGGTGAAATTTACTGACCGTTTAAAAGAAGAATCTGAAGATATTCCTAAAGATCAGGTTGAAGCCCGTATGGATGCAGAGTTTGCACTGATGTCAGCCGAACTGTGTCAGTTCCTCGATTTCATGCGCACCACGTTGAAGCTCAACGACGAATAA
- a CDS encoding PstS family phosphate ABC transporter substrate-binding protein: MSRFTALVLFLCCSVIFRAHAAEPVPEYSRSPGVAGKITSVGSDTLANLMTLWSQEFMEMYPQVKFQIQASGSSTAPPALTEGTATIGPMSREMKPSEIRDFVREHGYPPTVLKVAMDAIAIFVERRNPVEGLTLEQVDAIFSATRYCGAGSPVTDWSELTGNSANSPSPIRLFGRNSVSGTYGLFKLMALCDGDFRTTVNEQPGSASVVLSVATSQHGMGYAAYGYKTAGVKALSIGESVDSLVPLTTETVRNETYPYARFLYLVVNKAPGKPLPTLEREFLKYVLSTQGQLQVQRDGYFPVREDVLLRQRRLLDNVQR, encoded by the coding sequence ATGAGCCGGTTTACGGCCTTAGTTCTGTTCCTTTGCTGTTCTGTTATCTTCCGGGCCCATGCCGCTGAGCCTGTGCCGGAATATAGCCGCAGCCCGGGCGTGGCAGGGAAAATTACCTCCGTAGGGTCTGATACGCTGGCCAACCTGATGACCCTTTGGTCGCAGGAGTTCATGGAAATGTATCCGCAGGTGAAGTTTCAGATCCAGGCTTCCGGTTCTTCTACTGCGCCGCCGGCGCTGACAGAGGGCACGGCGACGATCGGCCCCATGAGCCGTGAAATGAAACCTTCGGAAATCCGCGATTTTGTCCGTGAGCATGGTTATCCGCCTACGGTGCTGAAAGTGGCCATGGATGCCATTGCCATTTTCGTCGAGCGTCGTAATCCGGTTGAAGGCCTGACACTGGAGCAGGTTGACGCTATCTTTTCTGCTACCCGTTATTGTGGCGCCGGCTCACCGGTGACAGACTGGTCAGAACTCACCGGGAATTCAGCAAACAGCCCTTCACCCATTCGCCTGTTCGGGCGAAATTCTGTTTCCGGTACTTACGGCTTGTTTAAACTCATGGCGTTATGTGACGGAGATTTCAGGACGACAGTGAATGAACAGCCCGGTTCTGCTTCCGTGGTACTGTCGGTTGCAACCAGTCAGCATGGAATGGGGTACGCGGCCTACGGGTACAAAACCGCCGGTGTAAAGGCGCTGTCAATTGGCGAAAGCGTGGATTCACTGGTGCCCTTGACCACAGAGACTGTACGTAACGAAACCTATCCTTATGCCCGCTTTCTCTACCTGGTAGTGAATAAAGCACCGGGAAAACCTCTGCCCACACTGGAGCGGGAGTTTCTGAAGTATGTACTGTCAACACAAGGGCAGCTGCAGGTTCAGCGTGACGGCTATTTTCCTGTCAGGGAAGATGTATTACTTCGCCAGCGCCGTCTTCTGGACAACGTTCAGCGTTAA
- a CDS encoding DUF3450 domain-containing protein, translated as MKLFNSLLLASALTATTAMAQDDSVLKPVVDEAAKINESAAKSQDKINNIADQIDNKLQTFKTLNKEIEGLEVYNNQLRKQIANQEQEMADLNASIDEVSVIERQITPLMIRMIDGLEQFVALDVPFLEEERAKRIADLKDMMDRADVSASEKFRRVMEAYQVEMDYGRTMEAYTGIHEIDGTERDVEFLRLGRTALIYQTRDAGKQGVWNKQTRQWEELDSSYRTQITKGLRMAKKQLAPDLLMLPVAITD; from the coding sequence ATGAAGCTTTTCAACTCGTTGCTGCTGGCGAGCGCCCTGACGGCCACTACCGCCATGGCACAAGACGATAGCGTCTTGAAACCCGTTGTCGATGAGGCTGCAAAAATCAATGAAAGTGCAGCTAAATCACAAGACAAAATCAACAATATCGCTGACCAAATCGATAATAAACTTCAAACGTTCAAAACGTTGAATAAAGAAATCGAAGGACTGGAAGTTTATAACAACCAGCTGCGCAAACAGATTGCCAACCAGGAACAGGAAATGGCTGATCTGAACGCATCAATCGACGAAGTTTCAGTTATCGAGCGTCAAATCACGCCGTTAATGATTCGTATGATTGACGGTCTGGAGCAATTCGTTGCCCTGGACGTGCCTTTCCTGGAAGAAGAGCGTGCCAAGCGTATCGCTGACTTAAAAGACATGATGGATCGTGCTGACGTGTCTGCCTCTGAGAAATTCCGTCGTGTTATGGAAGCCTACCAGGTTGAGATGGATTACGGCCGCACTATGGAAGCTTACACCGGTATCCATGAAATTGACGGTACAGAGCGTGACGTTGAGTTTTTACGTCTTGGCCGTACTGCACTGATTTACCAAACCCGTGACGCTGGTAAGCAAGGTGTTTGGAATAAACAAACACGTCAGTGGGAAGAACTGGACAGCAGCTACCGTACACAGATCACTAAAGGTCTGCGCATGGCGAAGAAACAGCTTGCACCAGACCTGTTAATGCTGCCTGTTGCAATCACGGACTAA
- the phoB gene encoding phosphate regulon transcriptional regulator PhoB, whose product MSRTVLIVEDEAPIREMLKFVLEQSGFDTVEAEDFDVAQQKICEPYPDLILLDWMLPGGSGVQLAKGLKQHEFTRDIPVIMLTARGEEEDKIRGLDAGADDYVTKPFSPKELIARIKAVMRRVTPTSSEEPIEFNGLKLEPISHRVMANHDPLDMGPTEFKLLHFFMTHPERVYSRELLLDNVWGTNVYVEDRTVDVHIRRLRKAISKHGHDAMIQTVRGAGYRFSTKL is encoded by the coding sequence ATGTCCCGTACTGTCTTGATAGTGGAAGACGAAGCGCCAATTCGCGAAATGCTGAAATTCGTTCTTGAGCAATCAGGTTTTGATACCGTTGAGGCTGAAGATTTTGATGTGGCACAACAGAAAATCTGTGAACCATATCCGGATTTGATATTGCTTGACTGGATGTTACCGGGCGGTTCCGGTGTCCAGCTTGCTAAAGGATTGAAGCAACATGAGTTTACCCGTGATATTCCCGTTATAATGTTAACGGCACGGGGTGAAGAAGAAGATAAAATCCGCGGGTTAGATGCCGGTGCCGACGATTACGTCACCAAGCCATTCTCTCCCAAGGAACTTATCGCCCGTATTAAAGCGGTAATGCGACGTGTGACACCGACGTCCAGTGAAGAGCCTATTGAGTTTAATGGTCTGAAACTGGAGCCGATTTCTCACCGTGTTATGGCGAATCATGATCCGTTGGATATGGGGCCTACAGAGTTTAAGTTACTCCACTTTTTCATGACTCATCCGGAGCGGGTGTACAGTCGTGAATTGTTGCTGGATAACGTGTGGGGCACGAACGTCTACGTTGAAGACCGTACCGTTGATGTGCACATCCGTCGTTTACGGAAAGCCATTTCTAAGCACGGACATGACGCGATGATTCAGACAGTACGTGGTGCAGGTTACCGGTTCTCTACCAAATTGTAA
- a CDS encoding sensor histidine kinase, translated as MATVKTGLSRKLLTRVLSVYFILTLIVTVGQIFTEYLSTKNHIESELRTLKNTFAESLTRANWELNKVQARIIAEGLTKLPTIEGVQVRDENGDLVADEGQTIPSNGSPVQTGIMQDHPGGIFSYSFPLIFEFSGRESFVGDVTLYSSFDIILSRIEVGIFFLIGNAIVKTAFLIFLFMTAFKHMLSEPLAELTGQMTTFDPEHPEDSKIQVTDGEDNELRMLQQSFNQVIDDFVDSQEKLKGTREALRQANKKLDDQNLILEQEVAKKTASLSQIMLDLEQQKDELIANQRELRQENENRQYIEDELRKRNTELARNMEMLNLIKDQLVESERMASLGGLVAGIAHDVNTPIGVSVTAASYLNERLVSLRAAFDDKTLSNKSMNAFIDEAEQASTLLLSNLNRASDLIASFKQVAVDQTSEAERLFNLNSYLHEILQSLKPTFKNTRHQVNIQCPADLEILCAPGVIAQIVTNMMINSLMHGFEHIEEGHISLAVSRDGGHIVMEYQDDGKGMSKEALTHLFDAFYTTRRNQGGSGLGTHIVFNLVTQTLDGSIEAFSEPEKGLRYVIRFPDKHA; from the coding sequence ATGGCCACAGTTAAGACAGGATTGTCGCGCAAGCTGCTCACGCGGGTACTGTCGGTGTATTTCATCCTGACACTCATCGTTACAGTGGGACAAATTTTCACTGAGTATCTGAGTACAAAAAATCACATCGAAAGTGAACTCCGTACCCTCAAAAATACCTTTGCAGAAAGCCTGACACGGGCCAACTGGGAACTGAACAAGGTTCAGGCCCGCATCATTGCAGAAGGCCTGACTAAACTCCCTACTATTGAAGGCGTTCAGGTAAGGGATGAAAACGGCGATCTGGTGGCCGATGAAGGTCAGACTATTCCGAGCAACGGCAGCCCTGTGCAAACAGGTATCATGCAGGACCACCCCGGCGGTATTTTCAGTTACAGCTTCCCGCTCATTTTTGAGTTTTCCGGCCGGGAGTCTTTCGTCGGTGATGTAACCCTCTACTCCAGCTTCGACATCATTTTAAGCCGCATCGAAGTCGGTATTTTCTTCCTTATCGGTAATGCCATTGTAAAAACCGCTTTTCTGATATTTCTGTTCATGACGGCCTTTAAACATATGCTCTCTGAGCCACTGGCAGAACTGACCGGGCAAATGACGACTTTCGATCCTGAACATCCGGAAGATTCTAAAATTCAGGTGACAGACGGCGAAGACAACGAATTACGCATGCTGCAACAGTCTTTTAATCAGGTTATCGACGACTTCGTCGACTCCCAGGAAAAGCTGAAAGGTACCCGGGAAGCTCTGCGCCAGGCGAATAAAAAACTGGATGATCAGAACCTCATCCTGGAGCAGGAAGTTGCAAAAAAAACCGCATCCTTATCGCAAATTATGCTCGATCTTGAACAACAAAAAGATGAGCTCATCGCTAATCAGCGGGAACTGCGCCAGGAAAACGAAAACCGTCAGTACATTGAAGATGAATTGCGGAAGCGGAATACTGAACTGGCAAGAAATATGGAAATGCTCAATCTGATCAAAGATCAACTGGTGGAATCTGAGCGCATGGCATCACTTGGCGGTCTGGTAGCCGGTATCGCCCATGACGTTAATACCCCCATCGGCGTGAGTGTTACCGCTGCCAGTTACCTGAATGAGCGCCTGGTATCATTACGGGCCGCCTTCGATGACAAAACGTTATCGAACAAGTCCATGAATGCTTTCATAGATGAAGCCGAACAGGCGTCCACCCTGCTACTGAGCAACCTGAACCGGGCATCTGATCTGATTGCCAGTTTTAAACAGGTCGCAGTAGATCAGACCAGTGAAGCAGAGCGTCTTTTCAATCTGAACAGCTACCTGCATGAAATTTTGCAGTCGTTGAAGCCTACCTTTAAGAACACCAGACATCAGGTCAATATTCAGTGTCCTGCAGATCTTGAGATCCTCTGCGCGCCCGGCGTCATTGCCCAGATTGTCACCAATATGATGATCAACTCATTGATGCACGGCTTTGAGCATATAGAAGAAGGACATATCTCGCTGGCCGTGTCCCGTGATGGCGGTCATATCGTGATGGAATATCAGGATGATGGTAAAGGAATGAGTAAAGAGGCTTTAACTCATTTGTTCGACGCCTTCTACACAACCCGGCGAAACCAGGGTGGCAGTGGTCTGGGCACACATATCGTGTTTAACCTGGTTACCCAAACGCTGGACGGTTCGATTGAAGCTTTCAGCGAACCGGAAAAAGGCCTCCGCTACGTTATCCGCTTTCCTGATAAACACGCCTGA
- a CDS encoding TonB-dependent receptor domain-containing protein — MKKPAIRFPVKPLSLAVLATLSASIAPAVAQETNDEEVIEEVVATGTRLKGTATAVMEERKNQAFVADIMGAEQISRTGDSDAASALRRVTGLTLVDGKFIYVRGLGERYSSTQLNGLAVPSPDPTRNVMPLDLFPSSIIESLSVQKAYSPSMPASFGGGNVDIRLRTIPSDFVMSVQGQLGYNSDNFDDAYMYNGGSDDWMGKDDGTRAMPADIAAQYASKDFLDDLSQEESVALFKQLNRDYDPVLESVDPDMKGNFSIGNSFDYNDDWRFGFLVATGYDRSTNVSEEYIGEQPLRNGDEIRMVRYYDEVNTTEKSVKWSSLFNVGIDYNRQHRVDYSVIVLSDTRDQIRDMIGNTANITLSDNQRVRKYEVQYEERKLFTNQIRGTHTFPELGFLGFDWKYSLGRSLRDAPGNMEARFLLEDENLDGIYDRETESSVSNSTVAGRYSFQGLHDRVENYAYNFNYPLMVDKWEMEFKAGGNFLTKTRTAENRRLDVSTRAFSDTSLLTGYEFDEVLDDEALDNASYTTQNLLRDTTVAGDDYAAGQKVDSYYFEADLFWNNLWRFSGGVRYEDFRQAVVPFDPRTNQFDLTDDADRSQLAFAEADFYPSLAVTYFLEQDMQLRFSYGKTVVRPDLREVSSATYIDPLTENPVGGTPGLETTSIDNFDIRWEWYREAGNNLSVGLFYKDMDTPIESVQSPAQDGPPLIRIANAETGKMYGVEVEFLQGLEVIGDGVWDNLFLSGNLTLSDSEIELDPAAIEQQTGVSTSITNTTRAMTGHSKWVVNTQLGYDSDNGEHSASLVYNVFGPRILIPGIDGFDDSFEQPFHSLDVVYKWYPDFNTTVTLKVQNMLDQEKKIEFEDTLLRSETVGTSFSLAYRYDF; from the coding sequence ATGAAAAAGCCTGCAATCAGGTTTCCTGTCAAACCACTGAGTCTGGCTGTACTGGCAACATTATCTGCCAGCATCGCGCCCGCAGTTGCTCAGGAAACCAATGACGAAGAAGTCATTGAAGAAGTGGTTGCCACCGGCACCCGCTTAAAAGGTACGGCGACTGCCGTTATGGAAGAACGTAAGAACCAGGCGTTTGTTGCGGATATCATGGGTGCTGAGCAAATCTCTCGTACCGGTGACTCAGATGCGGCATCAGCATTGCGTCGTGTAACAGGGTTGACCCTGGTTGACGGTAAGTTCATTTACGTTCGTGGTCTGGGTGAACGTTATTCATCTACCCAGTTAAACGGTCTGGCAGTACCAAGCCCGGATCCTACCCGTAACGTTATGCCTCTCGATTTATTCCCGTCTTCTATTATCGAAAGCTTATCGGTTCAGAAAGCGTATTCGCCTTCAATGCCGGCTTCGTTTGGCGGTGGTAACGTAGATATCCGTTTGCGTACCATTCCTTCCGATTTTGTGATGAGTGTGCAGGGCCAGTTAGGTTACAACTCCGATAACTTTGACGATGCCTACATGTACAATGGCGGCAGCGATGACTGGATGGGTAAAGATGACGGCACCCGTGCCATGCCTGCTGATATTGCAGCCCAGTATGCCAGCAAAGACTTTCTGGATGATTTAAGCCAGGAGGAATCTGTCGCGCTGTTTAAGCAATTAAACCGTGACTACGACCCTGTACTGGAAAGTGTTGACCCTGATATGAAAGGCAACTTCTCCATCGGTAACAGTTTCGATTATAACGACGACTGGCGTTTCGGTTTCCTTGTTGCTACCGGTTATGACCGTTCTACCAATGTGAGTGAAGAATACATCGGTGAGCAGCCACTGCGTAACGGCGATGAAATCCGTATGGTCCGTTACTACGACGAAGTGAACACTACAGAGAAATCTGTGAAGTGGTCTTCACTGTTTAACGTCGGTATCGACTATAACCGCCAGCACCGCGTGGATTACAGTGTTATTGTACTGAGCGATACCCGTGACCAGATCCGTGACATGATTGGTAATACGGCGAACATCACGTTGTCTGATAACCAGCGTGTTCGCAAATATGAAGTGCAGTACGAAGAACGTAAACTGTTCACCAATCAGATTCGTGGTACCCATACGTTCCCTGAACTGGGTTTCTTAGGGTTTGACTGGAAATACTCGTTGGGCCGTTCACTGCGTGACGCGCCGGGTAATATGGAAGCCCGCTTCCTGCTTGAAGACGAAAACCTGGATGGTATTTACGATCGTGAAACCGAAAGCAGCGTGAGTAACTCTACCGTTGCCGGACGTTATTCATTCCAGGGTCTTCATGACCGCGTAGAAAACTATGCCTACAACTTCAACTATCCGCTGATGGTAGATAAGTGGGAGATGGAATTTAAAGCGGGTGGAAATTTCCTGACCAAAACCCGTACTGCTGAAAACCGCCGTCTTGACGTGAGCACCCGTGCTTTCTCTGATACCTCATTGCTTACCGGCTATGAGTTTGACGAAGTGCTTGACGATGAAGCGCTGGACAATGCCAGCTACACCACACAGAACCTGCTACGTGACACCACCGTTGCCGGTGATGACTATGCCGCCGGTCAGAAAGTGGATTCGTATTACTTCGAAGCGGATCTGTTCTGGAACAACCTGTGGCGCTTCAGTGGTGGTGTGCGTTACGAAGACTTCCGTCAGGCTGTTGTACCTTTTGACCCCCGTACAAACCAGTTTGACTTAACTGATGATGCAGACCGTTCACAGCTGGCGTTTGCTGAAGCCGATTTCTATCCGTCTCTGGCAGTGACTTATTTCCTTGAGCAGGATATGCAGTTGCGTTTCAGCTACGGTAAAACGGTAGTACGTCCTGACTTACGTGAAGTGTCTTCCGCTACCTACATCGATCCGCTGACTGAAAACCCTGTGGGTGGTACGCCGGGTCTGGAAACCACGTCCATCGATAACTTTGATATTCGTTGGGAATGGTACCGTGAGGCCGGTAACAACCTGTCTGTAGGTTTGTTCTACAAAGACATGGATACACCTATTGAATCTGTTCAGTCACCTGCACAGGACGGTCCGCCGCTCATCCGTATCGCTAATGCCGAAACCGGTAAGATGTACGGTGTGGAAGTGGAGTTCCTGCAAGGGCTTGAGGTGATCGGTGACGGCGTATGGGACAACCTGTTCCTGTCCGGTAACCTGACGTTAAGTGACTCTGAGATCGAGCTTGATCCGGCAGCCATTGAACAGCAAACCGGTGTGTCTACATCTATCACTAATACTACGCGTGCAATGACAGGTCACTCTAAATGGGTAGTCAATACGCAGTTAGGTTACGACTCAGATAACGGCGAACACTCTGCATCTTTAGTCTATAACGTGTTTGGTCCGCGTATTCTTATTCCCGGCATCGACGGGTTCGATGACAGCTTCGAGCAGCCTTTCCACTCTCTGGATGTGGTGTACAAGTGGTACCCTGATTTTAATACCACTGTCACATTGAAAGTGCAGAATATGCTTGATCAGGAAAAGAAAATTGAGTTTGAGGACACACTCCTAAGGTCCGAAACCGTGGGAACGTCTTTCAGTCTGGCTTATCGCTATGACTTCTAA
- the phoR gene encoding phosphate regulon sensor histidine kinase PhoR — MYYPFSWLRSAIRLLAYLLVFALVGLYLDDMLFAITLGALGLLIINYWQLFKLNRWLWHSRKMSPPTVSGVWEHIYEGIYYLQRRNRNKRKELGELVKRFREGSEALPDAAVVVDSKACIIWCNRLARLEMGLKWPGDAGARIDNLIRHPEFIEYFHAGDFSHPIEVPAPANPSKTFEYRIMPYGEEHLLLIARDVTRVSQLEEMRKDFVANVSHELRTPLTVISGYLELLPDNEDNPMVTKALKEMNAQTHRMQNLIEDLLVLSRIEASSERIYENKVNMPSMFRQLEKEAQTLNAEKGHTIRFHIDPELWVFGVETELRSACSNLVFNAVHYTPAGGEIDVYWKRDDHGALFAVVDNGDGIEQNHLARLTERFYRVDKARSRKTGGSGLGLSIVKHVLSHHNSQLDITSTVGEGSQFSFLLDEELITEKS; from the coding sequence ATGTACTATCCTTTTTCCTGGCTGAGAAGCGCAATTCGCCTGCTGGCCTATTTGCTCGTCTTCGCGCTGGTGGGGTTGTACCTGGATGACATGTTATTCGCCATTACGCTGGGCGCGCTGGGGCTGCTGATAATCAACTACTGGCAGCTTTTTAAGCTCAACCGCTGGTTATGGCATAGCCGGAAAATGTCTCCGCCCACGGTCAGCGGGGTGTGGGAGCATATCTACGAAGGTATTTATTATCTCCAGCGGCGAAACCGCAATAAAAGGAAAGAACTCGGGGAGCTGGTAAAGCGTTTCCGTGAAGGGTCGGAAGCCTTACCTGATGCCGCAGTGGTGGTGGATTCCAAGGCCTGTATTATCTGGTGCAACCGGCTGGCAAGACTGGAAATGGGGCTTAAATGGCCCGGCGACGCCGGCGCACGTATTGATAACCTTATCCGGCATCCTGAATTTATAGAATATTTTCATGCCGGCGATTTCAGCCATCCTATCGAAGTACCCGCACCGGCAAACCCCAGTAAAACATTCGAATACCGGATCATGCCCTATGGGGAAGAGCACCTGTTGCTGATTGCCCGTGACGTGACCCGTGTTAGCCAGTTAGAAGAAATGCGTAAGGATTTCGTGGCAAACGTTTCACACGAATTACGCACGCCGCTCACCGTGATCTCCGGTTATCTGGAATTGTTACCGGATAATGAAGACAATCCCATGGTGACCAAAGCGCTCAAAGAAATGAACGCCCAGACTCACAGAATGCAAAACCTGATTGAGGATCTGCTGGTATTGTCACGCATCGAAGCCAGCTCTGAGCGTATCTACGAAAATAAAGTCAATATGCCTTCCATGTTCCGGCAACTGGAAAAAGAAGCGCAGACACTTAACGCAGAAAAAGGTCATACCATACGCTTCCATATCGACCCTGAACTCTGGGTTTTCGGGGTGGAAACAGAACTTCGCAGTGCCTGTTCTAACCTGGTGTTTAATGCTGTGCATTACACGCCGGCCGGGGGCGAAATTGATGTTTACTGGAAACGGGATGATCACGGCGCGTTATTTGCGGTGGTGGATAACGGTGACGGTATTGAGCAGAATCATCTTGCGCGGCTGACTGAGCGTTTTTATCGTGTGGATAAGGCACGTTCCAGAAAAACAGGTGGTTCCGGTCTGGGCTTATCTATTGTGAAACACGTGCTCAGCCATCATAATTCGCAGCTGGATATCACCAGTACAGTAGGCGAGGGGAGTCAGTTTTCTTTCCTGCTGGACGAAGAGTTAATTACGGAGAAGTCATGA
- a CDS encoding benzoate/H(+) symporter BenE family transporter → MSTSSLPGLSHITAGLTAVIVGYSSAVVLVIKAAQASGADAGMIVSWLLMLGLGMGITCIGFSWFYKVPVVTAWSTPGAAFLIGAAGGFSLAEVIGAFVIAALLALIAARSRFITKQIERIPPAVSSAMLAGILLPVCLGIFSDAPEHPLLVVIFISVYLLGTVWFPRYSMLILLAVALVAGMWVAGEPAMAFEWAWPVPVWVAPAFTLSATVSLAVPLFLITLLSQNLPGIAILKSYDYHPDVRQVLSGVYVVNLITAPFGGFALNLAAITAAICMGENAGTDRQQRYKAGIMAGAGYLLFGVLASLVVYLFSQMPLVVVHLLAGLALFSTLQASLIKALDDQAHRKAALLTFLCCASGITVAQLGAPVWGLLAGLCVLGLDKLQARIKSKRA, encoded by the coding sequence GTGTCCACATCATCACTTCCAGGGCTGAGCCATATAACTGCCGGACTCACCGCCGTTATCGTGGGATACAGCAGTGCAGTGGTGCTGGTAATAAAGGCTGCTCAGGCTTCCGGAGCAGATGCGGGCATGATTGTCAGTTGGTTGCTGATGCTCGGGCTGGGTATGGGCATCACCTGTATCGGCTTTTCCTGGTTTTATAAAGTGCCGGTGGTTACGGCATGGTCCACGCCGGGCGCTGCTTTTCTCATTGGTGCTGCAGGCGGATTTTCGCTGGCAGAAGTCATCGGGGCTTTTGTCATCGCGGCATTGCTGGCACTTATCGCCGCCCGTAGCCGTTTTATTACTAAGCAAATAGAGCGCATCCCGCCTGCGGTATCTTCGGCCATGCTGGCGGGTATTTTACTGCCCGTATGTCTGGGCATATTTTCTGACGCGCCGGAGCATCCGCTTCTGGTGGTTATATTTATCAGTGTGTATTTGCTGGGTACGGTGTGGTTTCCCCGCTATAGCATGCTGATATTGCTCGCCGTGGCACTGGTTGCTGGTATGTGGGTGGCCGGTGAGCCTGCAATGGCGTTTGAGTGGGCCTGGCCGGTACCTGTATGGGTCGCCCCGGCATTTACCCTTTCAGCGACAGTCAGTCTGGCTGTGCCGTTATTTCTTATCACGCTGTTATCGCAGAATTTGCCCGGCATCGCTATCTTAAAAAGTTATGACTACCATCCGGATGTGAGACAGGTTCTGTCAGGGGTGTATGTGGTCAATCTGATCACTGCACCTTTTGGGGGTTTTGCACTGAATCTGGCAGCCATTACTGCGGCGATTTGTATGGGGGAGAACGCGGGAACAGACCGGCAGCAACGCTATAAGGCCGGAATCATGGCCGGAGCAGGTTATTTACTCTTTGGTGTACTGGCTTCGCTGGTGGTGTATTTGTTCAGCCAGATGCCGCTGGTGGTTGTGCATCTGCTTGCCGGACTGGCTTTATTCAGCACACTACAGGCATCATTGATCAAGGCGCTGGATGATCAGGCTCACCGTAAAGCGGCTTTGTTGACTTTTCTTTGTTGTGCATCCGGCATCACTGTGGCTCAGCTTGGGGCACCGGTATGGGGATTACTGGCTGGTTTATGCGTGCTGGGGCTGGATAAACTGCAGGCCCGCATTAAATCAAAGCGGGCCTGA